The stretch of DNA TTTACGTGCGTTTGCGGGGATGGTGCTTGCCGTCGCCACGCTTCTGACTTGCGCCGCTGCGGTGTTCACCGTCGATCCGAAACAAGCCGAGGCCGCCACATGGGGGGAATATCAGCAGAAGCAACAGGAAACCAGCAATCTGCGTAGCCAGCTCGCCGGTGTCAACTCGGATTTGGCGAACAAGATCATTGAGCTCAACGACTTGACGGACAACCAGATTCCTGCGGCTCAGCAGGCTGCGGATGCCGCGCAGGGCAACGCCACGCAGGCCCAGACCGCAGCGCAGTCCACCACGGATCGTCTCAACGCCGCCATCAAAGACAAGGACAACCTCGAAGCCAAGATCAAGCAGACAGGCATCGATTACGATGATGCGAAGGCGGGCGTAGCTGAAGTGGCACGAGACAGTTTCCACGCCACCCAGGCCACGCAGGTCATGGATGTGGTCACCAAGTCGTCCACTACACAGGATTTCGTGGACAAGATGCAGTCCCAGGCGGCTGTCAAGCGCAGCGAGGCCAATGCCGCGGATGAAGATGCCAACACGTTGAATTCCTCCATGAACCGCAAGCAGCGTCTCGAAGCGATTGAGGACCAGATTTCCAAACTTAAGGTCCAAGCCGACAGCGATGCAGCTGCCGCCCAGCAGGCTGCACAGACCGCACAGGCCAAGCAGAGCAGTCTGCAGGCTCTGCTTCAGCAGGGTATGAACCAGCGCAATTACTTGCAGAGCCAGCAGAGCCAGCTCACCACGGATTCCGCAAGGGCGGCAGCGCAGATGGTCTCATTGAAGGCTCAGATCGATGCGCAATCCCAAGCCCAGGCGGCTGCCTATAACAACAACTACAATGCGCATTCCAGCGGGCAGACGTGGAACGGTGGCTCGTCGGGCGGCGGCAGCAGCTACACGCCTCCCGCATCGGGAAGCACCAACGTCCCCATCTCCACCAATACCGGTGGGTATGCGCCGTACCCGCCCCGTCAGTGCACGTTGTGGGCGTGGATGCGCCGCAACCAGCTGGGCAAGCCGGTCACCGGAACCATGGGCAATGGCGGAGACTGGGCCAATTCCGCGCGTGCCTTGGGCTGGTCGGTCGGCCGCACCCCGGCCGTCGGTGCGGTCGTCGTCTTCGCCCGCGGACAGAGCGTCGGCGGACACTGGATCTCCGACCCCACGTACGGTCATGTCGCGGTGGTCGAGTCGATCAACGGCGGCATGATGATGATCTCAGAAGGCGGGACCGGATTTGCCACGTTCCCGGCCTACGAGACCATCGGCGCTTCAAGTGCTTACGAATACATTTACTGACGGCCGCAGGCCGGCGTCGAGCCGACGTCGCCGATAGCCCGGAACCGTGAACGCGTCGCCCTTGCCGGGTGGCGCGTTTGTGCTATGGTCGGCATATCGAAACGAGCGAATGGCAGTGGCAACAGACAAAGGGGAGAGGCATGGCGAAGGAACAAGGTACGAAACTCATCGCGCAGAACCGCAAGGCGCGGCACAACTATACCATCGAGGACCATTACGAGGCGGGGCTGGTGCTCACCGGCACCGAAGTCAAGTCACTGCGTGAAGGCCGCGCGTCCCTTGCCGAATCGTTCGTCTCCATCGACCGCAATGGCGAGATGTGGCTGGAAGGCGCGAACATTCCCGAATATCTCAACGGTACGTGGAACAACCATGCCCCCAAGCGCAAGCGCAAGTTGCTCCTGCATGCCTCGCAGATCGCCAAGCTCAGCCGCCAGACCGAGGCCAAAGGCTATACGATCGTGCCGCTGAGCCTCTACTTCAAAGACGGACGGGTCAAAGCCGAAATCGCCTTGGCTCGCGGCAAGAAGGAATACGACAAGCGTCAGGCGCTGCGTGAGGCCGAGGACAAGCGTGAAGCGCTGCGTGCGATGCGCTACAAGAACAAGTTGGTGCGCTAATACCCTCCTGTCTTGGTTGCCTGGACTCGCGTAGCCGAGATGGTTTTGGTTTCTCCCGGCTGCCCTCTAGTCGCTGATGCACGGGCTTTGTATGCGTCGTTTCCTGCAGTTCCCACACATTTATGCTGGTAACGACTTATTTTGATCTCATATTTGCGTTGTTTCCAGCACAAAACTGTGGGGAGTGCTGGAAACGTCTTATGTTGCCGACTCCCGTCACCGCGAACATTGAACAGAATCGTCTTATGTCCATTTATTGAGACGGCTTATTTGCATAAATGCAAGGGTTAGTATATTATACATTTATAAGCACAAGGCGGAACGCACGGGTCCGCCCCGAAGAGAGGATTCAAGATGACGTTCCACATTTCCAAGACGGTCAAGGGCATTCTGGCAGGCGTTTGCGCCACGGCGATGCTGGCCAGTGTGGTCGCTTGCGGTACGACCGACGAAAGCGACCAGAGCGCGACTCCGAAGAGCAGCGCCTCCAACACCAGCTCGGTGAAGAAGGACGACAAGATCACCGCCATGCTGCCGGATTCGATCAAGAAGGACGGCAAGTTCACCATCGGTGTCTCACCGGATTATGCTCCCGCCGAATTCCTCGACAAGGACGGCAAGACGCCGATCGGTTACGAGATGGATCTGGCCAAGTCGATTTCGGCCATTTTCGGTTTGAAGTTCGAGGCGACCACCGCCGAGTTCGATTCCATCCTGCCTGGCATCGGTTCGAAATACGATGCCGGCATCTCAGGTTTTACCGTCACTCCGGATCGTAAGGGTGCCGGCGAATTCGTCTCGTTCCTCAACGTGGGCTCCTCCTTCGTCGTTCAGAAGGGCAACCCGAAGAAGCTGACGACCGACAACCTGTGCGGCAGCAGCGTAGCGGTGCTGACCGGCACCGTCCAGGAGACCACTGTCAAGAAACTCAATGCCCAGTGCACCGCCTCCGGCAAGAAGGCCATCGACGTCCAGTCGATGAAGGACCAGACGATCGTGGCCACCAACGTCGCCACCGGCAAGGCCGACGCCTTCTGCGCCGATTCGCCGGTCTCAGGCTATGCGGTCAAGCAGAACGGTGAAAAACTCGAGCTGATGGGCAAAACCTTCGACACGACTCCCGAGGCCGTGGTGCTCAAAGCGGGCGATACCCAGACCGCAAAGGCAGTGCAGGCAGCCATTCAGAAGCTTATGGACGATGGCACCTATATGAAGATCCTCAAGTCCTGGGGCAATGAGAGTGGTGCCATCAAGGAATCCAAGATCAACGATTTCGCGGCGTGAACCGATATCGGATTTAAGCTGAAGGGGTCCGATCGATGCTGTTTATATGGGTGTCGGTCGGACCGTTGTTTTCGATTTTTGGTTCTGTATATGAAATAAAATGGCAATTATGCATAGCTTCGTATAATATACAAGCAGGTTGTATGTGGTCGAATCTCAATAAGATAGGCGCCGGGTGCCATTGAATGTGCCAGGTGTTAAAGGAAGGTGTGTTATGACGCGTAACCATGAATCGGATGGGCTTGACATCCCCAATCGGATCCACGCAAGGCCGGTGCATCGTCCCGGTTCGCTGATTGCGGGTATCATCGTCGCGTTCCTCGCGGTGATGCTGGTGCACGGCATGGTCACCAATCGCAACTTCGAATGGCCGACCGTCTGGAAATACCTGTTCAACGAGCACGTCTTGAACGGCATCGGCTGGACGCTCATCCTCACCGTCACCTCGATGCTCATCGCCATCGTGCTGGCCGTGCTGCTCGCGGTGATGCGCAAGTCCGTCAACCCGGTGCTGCGCGGGGTCAGCTGGTTCTGGATCTGGTTCTTCCGCGGCACTCCTATCTACACACAGCTGGTGTTCTGGGGCTTGTTTGCGGTCTTGATCCCGACGCTTTCACTCGGCATTCCCTTCACCAAAATCAATTTCTGGCAGATGAAAACCGAACAGCTCAACAACCTCATCGCCCCCGGATTCCTCGCGGCGATGTTGGGATTGGCTTTGAACGAATCCGCGTATCTGGCCGAAATCGTGCGTGCCGGGCTCGAAGCCGTGGATCCCGGTCAGAGCGAGGCCGCGGAAGCGCTCGGCATGCCGCGCACCATGATCATGCGCCGTGTGATTCTGCCGCAGGCCATGCGCATCATCGTGCCGCCCACCGGCAACGAGGTCATCAGCATGCTCAAAACCACTTCGCTGGTCTCCGCGGTGCCGTTCAGCCTCGAACTCCAGTTCGCTTCCGACGCCATCGCCCACCGCATTTACAAGCCGATTCCGCTGTTGATGGTGGCCTGCTTCTGGTACCTGGTCATCACCTCCATCCTGATGGTGGTGCAGGCGCGGATCGAACGGTACTTCGGCAAGGGGTTCAACGAACGTTCCAATGGCAACGTCACCGACGGCGGCGATACCAAAGGCGAAAAGCCGGCAGCCAAAGTGGCCGAAGGCCACGAAGGCGCGACGACCTTCCTTGGATTGAACGCTTGAGGCACTTCACGGAGATGAACGATATGACGACGAACGAAATGAAAACGCAGACACAGACCACGGCGAGCCAGCAGGAGTCCGACAGTGCCGTGAAAGCCGCGGCTGGC from Bifidobacterium sp. ESL0800 encodes:
- the smpB gene encoding SsrA-binding protein SmpB; the protein is MAKEQGTKLIAQNRKARHNYTIEDHYEAGLVLTGTEVKSLREGRASLAESFVSIDRNGEMWLEGANIPEYLNGTWNNHAPKRKRKLLLHASQIAKLSRQTEAKGYTIVPLSLYFKDGRVKAEIALARGKKEYDKRQALREAEDKREALRAMRYKNKLVR
- a CDS encoding CHAP domain-containing protein, whose amino-acid sequence is MLKVTRRLRAFAGMVLAVATLLTCAAAVFTVDPKQAEAATWGEYQQKQQETSNLRSQLAGVNSDLANKIIELNDLTDNQIPAAQQAADAAQGNATQAQTAAQSTTDRLNAAIKDKDNLEAKIKQTGIDYDDAKAGVAEVARDSFHATQATQVMDVVTKSSTTQDFVDKMQSQAAVKRSEANAADEDANTLNSSMNRKQRLEAIEDQISKLKVQADSDAAAAQQAAQTAQAKQSSLQALLQQGMNQRNYLQSQQSQLTTDSARAAAQMVSLKAQIDAQSQAQAAAYNNNYNAHSSGQTWNGGSSGGGSSYTPPASGSTNVPISTNTGGYAPYPPRQCTLWAWMRRNQLGKPVTGTMGNGGDWANSARALGWSVGRTPAVGAVVVFARGQSVGGHWISDPTYGHVAVVESINGGMMMISEGGTGFATFPAYETIGASSAYEYIY
- a CDS encoding ABC transporter substrate-binding protein, yielding MTFHISKTVKGILAGVCATAMLASVVACGTTDESDQSATPKSSASNTSSVKKDDKITAMLPDSIKKDGKFTIGVSPDYAPAEFLDKDGKTPIGYEMDLAKSISAIFGLKFEATTAEFDSILPGIGSKYDAGISGFTVTPDRKGAGEFVSFLNVGSSFVVQKGNPKKLTTDNLCGSSVAVLTGTVQETTVKKLNAQCTASGKKAIDVQSMKDQTIVATNVATGKADAFCADSPVSGYAVKQNGEKLELMGKTFDTTPEAVVLKAGDTQTAKAVQAAIQKLMDDGTYMKILKSWGNESGAIKESKINDFAA
- a CDS encoding amino acid ABC transporter permease; translated protein: MTRNHESDGLDIPNRIHARPVHRPGSLIAGIIVAFLAVMLVHGMVTNRNFEWPTVWKYLFNEHVLNGIGWTLILTVTSMLIAIVLAVLLAVMRKSVNPVLRGVSWFWIWFFRGTPIYTQLVFWGLFAVLIPTLSLGIPFTKINFWQMKTEQLNNLIAPGFLAAMLGLALNESAYLAEIVRAGLEAVDPGQSEAAEALGMPRTMIMRRVILPQAMRIIVPPTGNEVISMLKTTSLVSAVPFSLELQFASDAIAHRIYKPIPLLMVACFWYLVITSILMVVQARIERYFGKGFNERSNGNVTDGGDTKGEKPAAKVAEGHEGATTFLGLNA